One Gopherus evgoodei ecotype Sinaloan lineage chromosome 1, rGopEvg1_v1.p, whole genome shotgun sequence genomic window, TGTAATGCTTTCCAAGGAAAGCAAATCAATGTTCAGACTAGTCATCAACTATTAACAAAAGCATACAAATTAACTatttaatttacaacaaaaaagaaagttaaaagttACATTAACTCCAGATGCCATATGACTACAATAGATTATTCTGAACATAGACAAAAATTATGACCACAATTGTATCCAAAAGCTGGGctaaaataaaaagtttcagATATGATCTTTTGGATACTCATTTTTTCTTGGTATATAGTTTATCTTCATAGTTGACTGGGATTATGCCACTGCATTCTTCTGTCTTTGATACTCGATGCTTTAAAAAAGTTGGTCTAATTACATCAACATCACGTCCTAAATGGTCCATCATCGTTGAAACAATCGTGGGTGGGCCATCAAAGTCTACCAAAAAATATCTATaatggaaaacacacacacacacaaactcaatAAAACAATATATATGCACTGCAAAAGCTTTTATTCATACCATCATTCTGTTGAAATTGTAAAATCAGATTCCCAATTATCTACAAGGTATAACCttatattttggttttttaactgtttttaaaacaaagcccAGGAACATTATGGATTTAAAACACAAGTAAGTCATATTATACAGAGCTACGCAACTGAAAACAATATAAGTGAGCATCTTTCCTATTCATAGGGCACCATTTCTTGTCTGTGCACTCATACTGGAATTAGGAATATGCCTCTACTTACTCCATACATTTACACACTTAGTATTTTTCACACCATTTAAAAGTCACATATTTATTCAGTTAAACAAAATGTATACTTTCCCTCCTTGAATTCAATGCATTTTTCCTCAGGGATCCTTGCCATGTGGAGAATGCACTCACAAACAGATCAGTGTCAAACATCTAAAGTTTATATATTGTATGGGCAATATTTCATCCATCCCAATACTACTTTATAACTGAGTGGATGTTTAAAATAGCAGCagaaagtggggtggggagagggaggaagagagctgGAGCTAGCCCAAACGAGCATGTATTCATTAGTGACATGTTTGAACTTCTGAGAACTGAAGATGTATGTTGAAATTGTGCACAGGCAGCCCTAACTTGTACAATTGGCACTCATTCAGCAGCTCTGCATACTGTAATGTAGGTCTTGCTGGCCCTGGCAGAATTGCAGAGGTCTTATTTTCACACATGTATAATACGTCTGATATTTTCAGCATCAGGCAAGCATTTCTTGTCAGCCATCTATTTATCTGTGACAGATGTACAGGAACTTACCTATTTCAAGGAGAATCCCACTCTCCATTTCTATTTCAGGTCACCTATGTCACTTCTGCAGTCACTCATTAGGTCAAGTAACTCACATGTTGGATCTTGTTCCATCAGTTGATTTTTAATTTGGAAGGAATCTTTTAAAACTCCAGTGGGATAGAGTAAG contains:
- the MRPS6 gene encoding 28S ribosomal protein S6, mitochondrial isoform X3, which encodes MLRLTVPEMASALKRTIEALMERGAVVRNLENLGERSLPYKISKHNQDHRRGGYFLVDFDGPPTIVSTMMDHLGRDVDVIRPTFLKHRVSKTEECSGIIPVNYEDKLYTKKK